Sequence from the Rhodoflexus caldus genome:
CGCGCCTTGCGGAGGCTAACAACCCTGTTTTACAAGCCATGCTTGCCCATAAAGCACAACCAAACTCTGTTATTGGCTAGTACTTAATGAAAAAGGCCGCCCCTTTTCGGACGGCCTCTTTTTTTGTATCAAGTACCTTCTTAAACACGCAAACTTTTAAAGGATGCCAAGGACGAACGCTGATTGCTTCTCTTTTAAAAATCAATTCCGTGCGAACCTGCGATATCTGCCTGTCAGCAGCGCTATGAAACAAAAAATTAAACCGAGAAATTTGGAATTGACAAAATCGTTCCGCTACTTTGCGAAGTAATGAAAAATCGAGGCGCGATATTCTTTGGCTATTGGTTCTGGCACATGGGAAACCCGTGTGAACAGTAGCCTATTGTCGCAACTGATGATAGATTGAAAACCCAAAAAGGCTTGCTGTTCACCGCAGCAAGCCTTTTTGTTTTGCCCTTAAACGCATGAAAATTCTGGTTTTAGACAATTACGATTCGTTTACCTACAATCTGGTGCACTTGCTCAAAGTGCTGGGCGCTGCACCCGATGTGCACCGCAACGACAAAATCAGTTTGGACGAGGTGGCGGCCTACGACAAAATCCTGCTGTCGCCCGGGCCGGGGCTGCCTGCCGATGCGGGTATCATGCCCGAACTGATTCGCCGCTATGCCCCCGAAAAGTCCATTTTGGGCGTATGCTTGGGGCATCAGGCCATCGGTGAGGCTTTTGGCGGCTCATTGGTCAATCTGGGCGAGGTAGTGCACGGCATAGCCACCGAAACTACTGTGCTCAAACACGAAAACACGCTGTTTGAAGGCATCCCCAACAGCGTTAAGACCTGCCGCTACCATTCGTGGATTGTGCGCCGCGAAGATTTCCCCAAAGTGCTGGAAATCACTGCCGAAGATGCGGCGGGCAACATCATGGCGCTGCGCCACCGCCAATACGACGTGCAGGGCGTACAGTTCCACCCCGAATCCTACATCACAGACTACGGGCAACAGATGCTGGCTAACTGGCTGAAAAATTAATCTGACGACCATGAAAGAAATTCTCAACCATCTTTTTGAACACAAAACCTTAGACAAAGCCACTGCCCGCGAAGTGTTTATCAATTTGGCGCAGGGGCAATACAACAACAGCCAAATGGCCGCTTTTATGACCGTTTTCCTCATGCGCAGCATTACCGTAGAGGAACTCGGCGGTTTCCGCGATGCCATGCTGGAACTCTGCATCCCGTTCGATACGCAAGGTATGCCCGCCATTGATGTGTGCGGCACGGGCGGCGATGCCAAAGATACCTTCAACATTAGCACGCTGGTGTCATTTGTAGTAGCTGGTGCAGGTGTGAAAGTGGTTAAACACGGCAACTACGGCGTTTCTTCGGTGTCGGGCTCGTCTAACATGCTGGAATATTTCGGCTATCGGTTCACCAACAACCAAGATGATTTGCTGCGCATGTTGGACAGCGCCAATATCGCCTTCCTGCACGCGCCGATGTTCCACCCCGCTATGAAGAACGTAGCCCCCGTTCGCCGCGAACTGGGTGTCAAAACATTTTTCAATATGTTGGGGCCAATGGTCAATCCTGCTTTCCCCGATTACCAGTTTGTCGGAGTTTTCAGCCTTGAATTAGCACGCAAATACGGCTATTTGTACCAGCAAACGGGCAAAAAATTCGCCGTTGTTCACAGTTTAGACGGTTACGATGAAATCTCGCTCACCTCGCCCTGCAAAGTCATTGATGCACAAGGCGAGCGCGTAGTGCAGGCGCAAGACTTCGGGTTCAGTGCCAAAACGCAGGAAAGCCTCTACGGCGGCAAAACCGTAGAAGAAGCAGCCAAAATTTTCACTGAAATTCTGGAAGGCAGAGGCACACAGGCGCAAAACGAAGTCGTGATAGCCAATGCCGCCATGGGGCTGCGAACCGTAAACCCTGCGCTGTCTGTTGCCGATGCCGTAGCACAGGCCACCGATTCGCTGATGGGCAAAAAAGCACTCCATTCGTTTAAAAAACTTGTCAATTATCAATCATAAACTCAAAAAAATTATGGAACAATTCATGGAATTGCTGCACCAATTTGAGGCAGCCGAACAACAGTACATCCGAATTCATCCCGACGCACAGCCTTTGGGCAATTTTTACAACGCTTTCGGCTTAAAAAAGCTACTGGAAATTCTCAAAGAAGCCGACGGGCGAAAAATCACTTTCAAATTCAACGCAACACTACAGAAATACGAGTACTCATTTGCATAAAAAATGGACATCCTACAAAAGATAATTGCCCATAAAAAGACCGAAGTAGCCGCTGCCATGGAGGCGGTTACTTCGGCACAATTGGAGCAAAGCCCGCTGTTTGGCCGCCCGACGGTTTCGCTGAAAAAACGCCTGCAAAGCCCTTCGGAGCTGCCGCATATCATTGCCGAGTTTAAAAAACAATCACCTTCCAAAGGAGTGATTAACGCCCATGCACAGCCTGCCGAAGTTGCCCGCGGCTATCAAGAGGCAGGCGCAGCAGCAATATCGGTACTTACAGATGTAAGTTTTTTTGGCGGAAGCAATGCAGACTTACAAGCTGCCCGCGCTGCCGTTGAAATCCCGATTTTGCGAAAAGATTTTACCGTTTCGGATTATCAGATTGTTGAGGCCAAGGCATTAGGTGCAGATTTAATCCTGCTGATTGCCGCCGCGCTCACCCCTGCCGAAATTCGCCAATTTACGCGCACTGCACACGGATTGGGGCTGGAAGTGCTCTTAGAAGTACACAGCGAGGAAGAATTGGAGCGCAGTTTTTTCCCCGAAATAGACATGGTGGGCGTAAACAACCGCAACCTCAAAACTTTTGAAGTGAGTTTGGAGGTTTCCAAGCGATTGAGCCGCTTGATACCTTCGGGCGTGCCAAGCGTTTCGGAAAGCGGTATCAGCAGCCTTTCAGAGGTTATTGAACTGCAACAATTTGGTTTTCAAGGCTTTCTGATGGGTGAAAATTTCATGAAAACGGCAAATCCTGCACTTGCACTGGCAGATTTTCTGCGGGAAGACGCGCATTGACTCCCACCGGATGCTAAAAACATCGTTTTTTGCCGAACATGTGATATTTTCTAAATTTGCATCTCAATTATTACATCACCCCCATGGTATCTACTCGGCGGCTGGCGTCAAGTCTTATCATTTCCTTTATCATCGGCTTTTTTACGTTGGTATTAGGGCTCAGTTTTGCCATTCAGCACGTGGAGCAAAAGAACGAACTGAACCGCATTTCCAACATGGCCGGCCGCCAGAGAACATTGGTCAGGTCTTTGCAGGCCGCTTGGTTATTTAACCGTCAGGCAAAGAGCATATCCGAGCGAATGCAGGCACACCGTACGATTGATTCGCTGGTAACACTTCTGGAAAACACTCACTACAACCTGCTCAACAAGACGGATACCTTTTCCAAAGCACAACTTTATCACACGCCCGAGATAGAAAAAGATTTGGCTGAAATAACACCTACTTTGGTAAAATATGTCCGCATGATTAACACGGATACAACTGCTGTTCAGGAGGTTATAAAAACAGCCAATACGCTTGTCGCTCAAATCAGCGAACTAACGGATATCCACTATGCCGGATTGCACCGTGCGCACAACCGCGATGCATCTAATTACCTGTGGGCGGTATTGCTGATTGTTGGCAGCATTTTACTGTTCCAAAACCTGTTTTTAGTGTATCCGACGTTTAAGAAATTAGATGAAAAAATCAGGGACGCAGCGCTGGCAACCGAGCAGATAGAAAAGCAAAACCACGAACTGATTGTACTGCAAGACTCACTGCAAGAACAAAACGAAGAGTTGAAAGCCAAGCAGGAAGAGTTGCAGATGCTGACCGAAGAGCAAAAAATGCAAAATGAGCGCTTGGAAACCAAACAAAAGCTCATCAGCGAGGCCTATCGGCATATTACCGAAAACATCATGTATGCTACGCGGATTCAGGCATCCTTCCGCACCGACCCGCAGCGATTGGTAGAAAGTTTTCCCGATTGCTTTGTTTTTGAGAAAGCCAAAGACATGCTTTCGGGCGATTTTTATTGGTACACCGAACGCGAGCAGTACAAAATTCTGGCCGTAGGCGATTGTACCGGACACGGCGTTTCAGCCGCTCTGATGACAATGGTTGGGATTACCACACTTTATCAAATTATCAAAATTGAGCATCTGACAACTCCTTCCGTCGTTTTGCATAAGTTACATCATCGCATCATTGAAATTTTACAGGGCAAAGGCGCAAGCAAACCCGTAAATGACGGCATGGACATCAGTCTGCTGGTTTTTGATACGGATAAACAGACACTTACCTTCGCAGGAGCTAACAGCAGCATCTGCTTGGTGCGCAACGGAACCATTGAACGTTTGATAAGTGCCAAACTGCCCATCGGTAGCTTCCAGATTAAAACAGAGCGCACTTATCCCGACATTGAAATTGCTTTACAGCCCGGCGATAAAATTTATGCCTATACGGACGGTTTCCAAGACCAATTCGGCGGAGCAGAAAACACCAAATATTACTCTCGCCGTTTCCGCGAGTTATTGCTGAATACCTCTCAACACCCGATGGATAAGCAAAAAACGATGATAGTCAATGAGTTGAGAACGTGGCAAGGCATGTTGCCTCAAACCGATGATATATTGGTAATAGGTTTGCAGCCTTGCTAAAAACAAATTTGGCAACCGACCAACAGCTACCAACTTTTATACAGGTTGTTTACCTTTGCCCCATGATGAACCAAGACCTGAAAGTCTTCAATACGCTCACAAGGGAAAAAGAACCTTTTGAGCCCCTGCATCCGCCCTTTGTAGGCATGTACGTATGCGGGCCAACCGTTTACAACTTTGTACACTTAGGCAATTGCCGCACTTTTACCTGTTTTGATATTATCTATCGCTACCTGACTCACATTGGCTACAAAGTGCGCTACGTGCGCAATATTACCGACGTCGGCCATTTGGAAAACGATGCTGACGAAGGCGAAGATAAAATTGCCAAAAAAGCGAAATTAGAAAATTTAGAGCCGATGGAAGTGGTGCAGCGCTACGCCAACAACTTCCACGTGGTAATGGAGCAACTCAATAATATTCCGCCTTCCATTGAGCCGCAAGCAACCGGACACATAGTAGAGCAGATAGAAATGGCGCAGGCCATTATGCGCAACGGCTTGGCTTATGAAGTCAATGGTTCAGTTTATTTTGATGTACGCAAATATAATTTACAGCATCAGTACGGCAAATTATCGGGACGCATATTGGATGAGTTGGTATCCGGCACACGCGAATTAGACGGGCAAGGCGAAAAACGCAACCCCGAAGACTTTGCGCTCTGGAAAAAAGCATCACCCGAGCATATCATGCGCTGGAACTCCCCTTGGGGCGAAGGTTTCCCCGGCTGGCACTTGGAGTGCTCCGTAATGAGTCAGAAATATCTGGGGCAAAAGTTTGACATCCACGGCGGCGGCATGGACTTAAAATTCCCGCACCACGAGTGCGAAATTGCACAGTCGGTCGGCTATTGCGGCGAAGAACCCGTGAAATATTGGCTGCACACCAACATGCTGACCGTGAACGGCGCGCGCATGAGCAAAAGCGCAGGCAACGGCATTTTGCCGCAGGAATTGTTTACGGGCAACCACCCGCTGTTGGAGCAGGCCTATAGCCCGATGACTTTCCGCTATGCCCTGCTGCAAACCCACTATCGCAGCACGATGGATATTTCCAACGATGCACTCAAAGCCGCTCAAAAGGGCTATATGAAAGTTATCAACGGCTTGCGAATTGCAAAAAAAATGCAGTATGCAGCCGATGACTCTGTTGCAGTGGACAGCAAAGCTGTTGAAGAAATCAACCGAATCATTGCTTCCATCTACAAAGGCATGAACGATGACTTCAACACAGCCGTTGCGCTTTCGGCATTGTTGAATTTGTTGAAAAAAATCAACTCCATTCACAACGGGCAAATGAAAGCGGCCATGCTGGATGAGGCAACATTCCAAAAAATGATTGCTACCTACATTGCCTTTGTGGAGGATGTTTTTGGGCTGCGCGAAGAAGTCCGCACCGACATAGACCGCATCATGAGTGTATTGTTGGGCGTTTATCGCGAAGCTAAACTCAACAAAGACTTCGGCATGGTAGATACTCTCCGCGCGCAGTTTAAGGAGTTGGGCATCGTTGTCAAAGACATGAAAGACCGTATTGAGTGGGCTTACGAAGAATAATTTTCACTTTTGGCTCAAAAAATCTTCCACTGCACTTGCCAGAAAATCAATGTCGGCGGGGGTATGCGCCGCATGGATAACCACGCGAGTAACCGTCGGGCCGTTGATATCAGGATAAGGGAATGCCGAAATCAGTATTCCCTTTTCCAATAAAAATTCATACAGCCCTTGCACATCGGTGTAAAATACAGGATAGCCTTCGGTAAACTTAAAAATTCCGAAGGGATGCAGTTTTTTGGCTGCCAACGCCACATTTTCAGCCAATTGCAGGCGCTGCGTTTCCCAAATCGGGGCGGCGTGCAGCATGGCATACGCACAGGCAGGCGCGCAAGGGGATGCTCCGGCAAAAAAGGCATTGTGCGAAAGCAAACGACCGTAGTGTGCATTGGTCAGAATCAGCCCTGCGGCAAGCCCGCAAGCCTTTGCCAACGAAGCCACTACAACGGGCTGCACCTGCGCAAACCGTTGTAAGGTCGGGAAAATGCCTTTGCCCGCTTCGCCCGTAATGCCGATGCCGTGCGAGTCGTCGGCAATGAGCGTAACTTGTGCCCCTTCGGGCAAGTCTGCCAGCGGCGAAAAGTCATAAAGTTCGGCTTTTACCGAGTCTAAAGCATTGCAAACCAGTAAATAAGGGCGGTTTGGTTCGCGCTGCACCTTTGCCACCATAGTTTCCAGCCATTGCCCGAACGCGCCGTCTTCGCGGGTTTCCAGCCCCGACCAAAGCGCCTGATGCGTACGGGGCGCATAGAAAACAACCGTTTCGGGGTGTTTGTGTACGTGTTGGCGCAACCACCAAGCCGTCAGTTGCCCTGCCATAAAGCCCGAAGAAAGCAGAATTGCCTTTTCAGCGCCCGTGTATTGCTGCCAGAATTGCTCCGCCGCCTCATAAACCGCAAGCCGCAGGTTGGCAGTGCGCGAGCCGCCGAAGTTATTCCCGTGCCGTTCCATGCCTTCGGCAAGCAATTGGCGGAAACCCGCATGAGAAGGCAATGCCAGATAAGACGTACCGCTGAAATAGCGCATTTCGCCGCATTCGGTGCGCAACGTGCGCCCGATGGGGTCGTTTGTATGCAAAATCATGTTGCAAAGTTGCAAAATACCCATCAATTGGGGCGGCAATTCATTTCTTGCTGAACAAAATCGCCCGCAAACGAGTTTATGTTTAGAATTGATTTAAATAAGCGCTAATTTTGCAGCCTATTCATTCCGTTCCGCAAGGAAATTGCTATGCTTGACATCACATCCATTCGGCAGGATTTTCCGATTCTTCAACAAGAAGTCAACGGAAAGCCGCTGATATATTTTGACAATGCCGCTACGTCGCAAAAACCGCGTCAGGTGATTGATGCGCTGACGCACTATTACGCGGCAATCAATGCCAACGTTCACCGCGGTATTCACTTTTTGGCAGAAAAAGCAACGGAAGCCTTTGAAAATACCCGCGAAGCTGTCGCCAAAATGATTAATGCGCCTTCCAAAGAGCAAATTATTTTTACCAGAGGCACAACCGAATCCATCAACTTGGTAGCTGCCAGCTATGGGCGCACTTTCATCGGCGAAGGCGATGAAATTATCGTCAGCACAATGGAACACCATTCCAACATTGTGCCTTGGCAAATGCTTTGTCAGGAAAAAAACGCCGTTTTGAAGGTCATCCCCATCAACGATGCGGGCGAACTTTTGATGGACGAGTACCTAAAAATGCTTTCACCGCGCACCAAGTTGGTTGCCGTCATGCACGTTTCCAATGCTTTGGGCACAGTCAATCCCGTAGCGGAAATTATCCGATTGGCGCACGAACAAGGCGCAAAAGTGCTGATTGACGGCGCACAGGCAGCTCCGCACTATCGTATTGACGTTCAGGCTCTTGACGTTGATTTTTACGCCTTTTCGGCGCATAAGATGTACGGCCCCACGGGCATGGGCATCCTCTACGGCAAGCGCGAGTTGCTGGAAGCCATGCCTCCTTATATGGGTGGCGGCGAAATGATTAAAGAAGTGAGCTTCAAAGGGACAACCTACAACGAAATTCCCTACAAGTTTGAAGCGGGCACGCCCAACATCGGCGATGCGGTGGCAATGAAAGCCGCCATTGACTACATGCAAAGCATTGGGCAAGAAGCAATTGCCAAGCACGAACAGGATTTGCTCACCTATGCCACCGATGCGGTTGCTACCATCCCGGGCATCCGCCTGATTGGTACAGCACACCAAAAAGCAAGCGTACTTTCCTTCCTCATAGACGGTGTTCACCCCTTAGACTTGGGCATGATGCTGGATGCCAAAGGTATTGCCGTGCGGACAGGCAGCCATTGCGCCATGCCGCTCATGGAACGCTTGGGCATAGACGGAACTGTTCGCGCCTCTTTTGCTGTTTACAACACCGAAGCGGAAATAGATACTTTTGCCAAAGAATTGCGCAAGGCTGCCGAAACCCTGCGATAGCTTTTCAGATTATGACCATTCAGGAAATTCAGGACGAAATCATAGATGAGTTTGCTTTGTTCGACAACAAAGAAGACCGCTACGGCTATATCATAGAATTGGGCAAAAAATTAGCACCCTATCCGGAAGCCTACCGAACGGACGATTTCCTTATCAAAGGATGCCAGTCGAAGGTATGGATAAAGCCCGAAATACAAAACGGCAACCTTGTATTCTACGGCGACAGCGACTCTACCCTTGTCAAAGGCATTGTGAGCCTATTGCTGCGGGTGCTTTCGGGTCAGCCTGCCCGCGAAATTGCTGCAGCGGATTTGTATTTCATCGACCGCATCGGCATGAGACAGATGCTTTCCATGAACCGCTCCAATGGTTTGGCGGCTATGGTAAAACAGCTCAAACTCTACGCATTGGCTTATACATCTACGGATACTCCTAACTGAATCGGCTTATGGAACTGATTGACACCTCACAGGCGGCAGAAAACAACACCTCCGCTTCGGCAGAAGCTACGAACGTAGTGCCGATAGAAAACCTTCGGGACAAGGTCATAGAAGCGCTCAAAACGGTTTATGACCCCGAAATTCCTGTTGATATCTACGAATTGGGGCTTATCTACGAAATTACCGTCTATCCGGTCAATAATGTTTTCATTTTAATGACGCTTACCTCGCCCGCTTGCCCTTCGGCAGAGCAGATTCCGGGCGAAGTCAAAGAAAAAGTCAGTGCCATTCCCGGCGTTAATCAGGTGACGGTAGAACTGACATTTAACCCTCCCTACACGCAGGAGATGATGTCGGAAGTTGCCAAGTTAGAGCTGGGCTTTCTATAATTTTTCGTTTTTTATTCACCCAATAATCAGCTTTTGAGTATGTACCCGAAAGAACTTACAGACCCCATGAAGCACGACCTTACCTCGGTCGGTTTTGAAGATTTGGATACACCCGAAAAGGTAGAAGCAGCCATGAAACGCCAAGGCGTTACAATGGTTGTTGTCAATTCCGTGTGCGGTTGTGCAGCAGGCGCAGCGCGTCCGGGGGTAAAATTGGCGCTTCAGCACGCACCCGTAAAGCCCGACCACTTGGTTACGGTTTTTGCGGGCGTAGACAAAGAGGCGGTTGCCAAAGCACGCGAATACATGTTGCCTTATCCGCCTTCTTCGCCTTCTATCGCTATTTTTAAGGATGGTGATTTGATGCATTTCATTGAGCGCCACCACATTGAAGGCCGTTCGGCACAAATGATTGCCGAGCACTTGGTAGATGCTTTTCAGGAGTTCTGCGAGGCTTAATAATGCCTTACATAAAGGACTATCTACTGTAAAAAATCCCGACAGGTTTTGACAATCTGTCGGGATTTTGTTTGGCTATGCGGATATACGCAAACCGCGCAGCGTTTGGAGGATGCGTAGGCTAAATACTTGATTTTGAGTATTATGACAACAGTTGCATCACCTGCTGACGGTAGTCCCGATGGGATGTTTCTGCCCAACGGATAAAACTGTTTTCGGCAAAACTGCCCAAAACCGTGTCCATTTCTTTCTCATTGGCATAAACGGCCTTGCGATAGGGGTTGGTATAGTCCTTCCGACGACTTTCCATAATGCCTTTGGTAATTTTTTCGTCGGTGAAAAGGCTCTGCTCCAACAGTTGTTCCAAGGCTGCTTTGCTGTCTATCGGCTGCCCGAAAACATGCGCATAAGCCGCTATTGCATGTTTGAGTTTATCCATCGGATAGGTTGCCGCCTGTTCGCGATAGAATCGGTGCACTTCTTCCCAAGTGGTTACTTTCTTATGCTTAATGTCGGTTAGTAACTGTTGCAGGGCATCGCGGCGGATGAGTTGGCCACCTACATTGTCCCACTCCGATAACCGGCAGTCGTTTGGTAAACGTGCGAGCAGTTCGTTGAGCGAACGGATGCCCTGTCCTTCCGCAAAAACGGTCAGTTGCTTTGCCAAGTGAAAGGCTACAAGTTCGCGATAGAGGGCATAGGCTTTGGCTGTTTTGAGAATCACAACGGGGCGCTTGCTGTTTTCAAAACCCTCGGCCAATACGGTCATTTTTTGTACTTCATCGGGAGTTTCTTGCAATAGTTTATGACCGAGCGGTAAAAGGTCTTCATGGGTATATTCACTCCAATGGCTGTTTTGTTCGCGCAGACGGGCTTTTGCAACGGCTTCTGCCAGAATATCCAGCCCGTGAATCATTTCATTAATCGTATCAGGGGCAAGATAGTTGTATTCCAGTAATTGTACTTTTTTGGTACGCTTGTCGCGGTCGCCATATTTCCATGCGTTGCGTGCCAGCGCATAGAGGTTGTGGAAAAACCAGTAGCCGGGCATTACCAGCAGTCGGTTTTTATCCAAGTCGTTGCTGACCAACGAAAAAGGCAGCGGAATATTCAGTTCGTAATGGAAGTCGCTTTTTGCCAGAATGGTAAAGGAGGCAAAAACCGAGTTGTGCTTAATGCTTACGCACAACCCCGGCCAAAAGCCCCGTCCTGCTATCATTTCACCGTCTGCCCCGCGGCTGTTGTGATTGCTGCCAATGGTAGCACCCGCTGCCATATTGGTCTGCCCCTGCAACAGTGCAGCGCAGAGAAAGGAGTTGTTGTGGTGTTGCTCGTGTGCAGGGAATATGAGTGAATTCAGCACTTCGCAGCACGAAATCACCGCATTATTTCCCAGATAAGAGTTAATCAGGCGCGCGCCGTATTTGAGTTGCGAATGAGAAGCCATCACAAAGCGAACGGCTTTTACACCGTAAAAAATGCGGCAGCCTTCGCTTATAATGCCATTGACAAGCTCACAACCCTCACCAATTTGCGTATGGGCTTCGGCAGACGAGTGAATGGTCAGGTTTTTCAGCTTGTTTGCTCCTTTAATATACACGTCGGAGCCCATATTGACATCCTTGATGATTTTTGTATTTTTAATGATGCACCGATTGCCGATTCTGCCATAGAATCCTCGTTTGGGGGAGAATTCGCGTATGGTCA
This genomic interval carries:
- a CDS encoding anthranilate synthase component II, with amino-acid sequence MKILVLDNYDSFTYNLVHLLKVLGAAPDVHRNDKISLDEVAAYDKILLSPGPGLPADAGIMPELIRRYAPEKSILGVCLGHQAIGEAFGGSLVNLGEVVHGIATETTVLKHENTLFEGIPNSVKTCRYHSWIVRREDFPKVLEITAEDAAGNIMALRHRQYDVQGVQFHPESYITDYGQQMLANWLKN
- the trpD gene encoding anthranilate phosphoribosyltransferase, whose product is MKEILNHLFEHKTLDKATAREVFINLAQGQYNNSQMAAFMTVFLMRSITVEELGGFRDAMLELCIPFDTQGMPAIDVCGTGGDAKDTFNISTLVSFVVAGAGVKVVKHGNYGVSSVSGSSNMLEYFGYRFTNNQDDLLRMLDSANIAFLHAPMFHPAMKNVAPVRRELGVKTFFNMLGPMVNPAFPDYQFVGVFSLELARKYGYLYQQTGKKFAVVHSLDGYDEISLTSPCKVIDAQGERVVQAQDFGFSAKTQESLYGGKTVEEAAKIFTEILEGRGTQAQNEVVIANAAMGLRTVNPALSVADAVAQATDSLMGKKALHSFKKLVNYQS
- the trpC gene encoding indole-3-glycerol phosphate synthase TrpC, which produces MDILQKIIAHKKTEVAAAMEAVTSAQLEQSPLFGRPTVSLKKRLQSPSELPHIIAEFKKQSPSKGVINAHAQPAEVARGYQEAGAAAISVLTDVSFFGGSNADLQAARAAVEIPILRKDFTVSDYQIVEAKALGADLILLIAAALTPAEIRQFTRTAHGLGLEVLLEVHSEEELERSFFPEIDMVGVNNRNLKTFEVSLEVSKRLSRLIPSGVPSVSESGISSLSEVIELQQFGFQGFLMGENFMKTANPALALADFLREDAH
- a CDS encoding SpoIIE family protein phosphatase produces the protein MVSTRRLASSLIISFIIGFFTLVLGLSFAIQHVEQKNELNRISNMAGRQRTLVRSLQAAWLFNRQAKSISERMQAHRTIDSLVTLLENTHYNLLNKTDTFSKAQLYHTPEIEKDLAEITPTLVKYVRMINTDTTAVQEVIKTANTLVAQISELTDIHYAGLHRAHNRDASNYLWAVLLIVGSILLFQNLFLVYPTFKKLDEKIRDAALATEQIEKQNHELIVLQDSLQEQNEELKAKQEELQMLTEEQKMQNERLETKQKLISEAYRHITENIMYATRIQASFRTDPQRLVESFPDCFVFEKAKDMLSGDFYWYTEREQYKILAVGDCTGHGVSAALMTMVGITTLYQIIKIEHLTTPSVVLHKLHHRIIEILQGKGASKPVNDGMDISLLVFDTDKQTLTFAGANSSICLVRNGTIERLISAKLPIGSFQIKTERTYPDIEIALQPGDKIYAYTDGFQDQFGGAENTKYYSRRFRELLLNTSQHPMDKQKTMIVNELRTWQGMLPQTDDILVIGLQPC
- the cysS gene encoding cysteine--tRNA ligase; the encoded protein is MMNQDLKVFNTLTREKEPFEPLHPPFVGMYVCGPTVYNFVHLGNCRTFTCFDIIYRYLTHIGYKVRYVRNITDVGHLENDADEGEDKIAKKAKLENLEPMEVVQRYANNFHVVMEQLNNIPPSIEPQATGHIVEQIEMAQAIMRNGLAYEVNGSVYFDVRKYNLQHQYGKLSGRILDELVSGTRELDGQGEKRNPEDFALWKKASPEHIMRWNSPWGEGFPGWHLECSVMSQKYLGQKFDIHGGGMDLKFPHHECEIAQSVGYCGEEPVKYWLHTNMLTVNGARMSKSAGNGILPQELFTGNHPLLEQAYSPMTFRYALLQTHYRSTMDISNDALKAAQKGYMKVINGLRIAKKMQYAADDSVAVDSKAVEEINRIIASIYKGMNDDFNTAVALSALLNLLKKINSIHNGQMKAAMLDEATFQKMIATYIAFVEDVFGLREEVRTDIDRIMSVLLGVYREAKLNKDFGMVDTLRAQFKELGIVVKDMKDRIEWAYEE
- a CDS encoding aminotransferase class I/II-fold pyridoxal phosphate-dependent enzyme, translating into MILHTNDPIGRTLRTECGEMRYFSGTSYLALPSHAGFRQLLAEGMERHGNNFGGSRTANLRLAVYEAAEQFWQQYTGAEKAILLSSGFMAGQLTAWWLRQHVHKHPETVVFYAPRTHQALWSGLETREDGAFGQWLETMVAKVQREPNRPYLLVCNALDSVKAELYDFSPLADLPEGAQVTLIADDSHGIGITGEAGKGIFPTLQRFAQVQPVVVASLAKACGLAAGLILTNAHYGRLLSHNAFFAGASPCAPACAYAMLHAAPIWETQRLQLAENVALAAKKLHPFGIFKFTEGYPVFYTDVQGLYEFLLEKGILISAFPYPDINGPTVTRVVIHAAHTPADIDFLASAVEDFLSQK
- a CDS encoding cysteine desulfurase — its product is MLDITSIRQDFPILQQEVNGKPLIYFDNAATSQKPRQVIDALTHYYAAINANVHRGIHFLAEKATEAFENTREAVAKMINAPSKEQIIFTRGTTESINLVAASYGRTFIGEGDEIIVSTMEHHSNIVPWQMLCQEKNAVLKVIPINDAGELLMDEYLKMLSPRTKLVAVMHVSNALGTVNPVAEIIRLAHEQGAKVLIDGAQAAPHYRIDVQALDVDFYAFSAHKMYGPTGMGILYGKRELLEAMPPYMGGGEMIKEVSFKGTTYNEIPYKFEAGTPNIGDAVAMKAAIDYMQSIGQEAIAKHEQDLLTYATDAVATIPGIRLIGTAHQKASVLSFLIDGVHPLDLGMMLDAKGIAVRTGSHCAMPLMERLGIDGTVRASFAVYNTEAEIDTFAKELRKAAETLR
- a CDS encoding SufE family protein — encoded protein: MTIQEIQDEIIDEFALFDNKEDRYGYIIELGKKLAPYPEAYRTDDFLIKGCQSKVWIKPEIQNGNLVFYGDSDSTLVKGIVSLLLRVLSGQPAREIAAADLYFIDRIGMRQMLSMNRSNGLAAMVKQLKLYALAYTSTDTPN
- a CDS encoding SUF system Fe-S cluster assembly protein, whose amino-acid sequence is MELIDTSQAAENNTSASAEATNVVPIENLRDKVIEALKTVYDPEIPVDIYELGLIYEITVYPVNNVFILMTLTSPACPSAEQIPGEVKEKVSAIPGVNQVTVELTFNPPYTQEMMSEVAKLELGFL
- a CDS encoding BrxA/BrxB family bacilliredoxin codes for the protein MYPKELTDPMKHDLTSVGFEDLDTPEKVEAAMKRQGVTMVVVNSVCGCAAGAARPGVKLALQHAPVKPDHLVTVFAGVDKEAVAKAREYMLPYPPSSPSIAIFKDGDLMHFIERHHIEGRSAQMIAEHLVDAFQEFCEA